The window AATAAAATCCATAAGTATTAACCTAATAAAAGTTAGAAATTACTATATAGTATTTTTTATTTACAAATAATTTGTAATTATTTTAATAAGTAATGCAAGAAGTCTAATACCTAAGAAAACTTTATGCGTCCGTATTCGTAATATCTTTTGAGTTGAAAATACTCTAATAAAAAATAGTCACTTTCATATACCTGACAAAAAGATATTATTGGAAAATAAGGGTACTAATAATAATTTATTAGCAATTGATGCTACAGAAATTCCAATTGAAAGAATTAAAAAAAACTAAAATTATTATTTTCTGGTAAGAAAAGGCAACATTCATTAAAATCGCAAATAATTATTGATTTATTTAACAATAAAATTATTTCAGTAGATTTTTGTTATGGCAGTATTCATGATTATAAGTTATTTTTAAAATCAAATACACTTATAAATCCAAAATTAGAATTAATTGCTGATTCAGGATATCAAGGTTTGCAAAATGTTCATAAAAATACATTATTGCCAATTAAAAAGAGTAAAAATAATCCTTTAAATCCAGA is drawn from Spiroplasma endosymbiont of Asaphidion curtum and contains these coding sequences:
- a CDS encoding transposase family protein; the protein is MFNNKIISVDFCYGSIHDYKLFLKSNTLINPKLELIADSGYQGLQNVHKNTLLPIKKSKNNPLNPDKKEYNSFLSKVRIAIEHVFARLKRFKILVYRYRNKIRRFGLRFNLISGIYNFELS